The Papaver somniferum cultivar HN1 chromosome 3, ASM357369v1, whole genome shotgun sequence genome includes a region encoding these proteins:
- the LOC113358529 gene encoding protein PIR-like isoform X3, with the protein MQRFSRPERRINGPTITHLWSMLKLLDVLVQLDHLKNAKASIPNDFSWYKRTFTQVSIQWQDTDMMREELDDLQIFLSTRWAILLNLQVEMFRVNNVEDILQVLIIFCVESVELDFALLFPDRHILLRVLPVLLVLATSSEKDGESLYKRVKINRLISIFKNDPVIPAFPDLHLSPAAIMKELSMYFQKFSTQARLLALPAPHELPPRETQDYQRRYLIINHIGAVRSEHDDFVIRFGSSMNQIVLLKSNDGADVELCKEVKGNMYDMVVEGIQLLSRWTGRIWEQCAWKFSRPCKDVPAESHEISASVSDYEKVVRWNYTTEERRALVELLSYIKSIGSMMQRCDTLLADALLETVHAEVQDFVQNKLAAMLKTTFRKKKDLSRILSDMRTLSADWMANTNKPEAETQPLQHGDESKGNFFYPRSVAPTTAQVHCLQFLIYELVSGGSLRKPGGLFGNSGAENSINDLKQLETFFYKLSFFLHILDYTVTIGTLTDVGFLWFREFYLESSRVIQFPIQCSLPWMLVDHVIESQNAGLLESILMPLDIYNDSAQHALVVLKQRFLYDEIEAEADVCFDQLVLKLSELIFTYYKSWAASELLDPSFLFALDNGEIYAVQPMRFNALLMMTRVKVLGRTIDLRSLIAERMNKMFRDNLEFLFDRFESQDLCAIVELGKLLDILKHSHELLLKDLSIDSFNLMMNEMQENISLVSFSSRLASQIWSEMQNDFLPNFIFCNTTQRFMRSSKVSLVPIQKPSVPSAKPNFYCGTQDLNMAHQSFARLHSGFLGMPHIFAIARLLGSRSLPWLIRALLDYISNKIAAVEPMITGLQEVLPKSIGLLPFDGGVAGCQRIVKENLNWGSNSELKAEVLRGIKEIGSVLCWMALLDIVLREIDTTNFMQTSPWLGLIPGADGQILYSLNVGDSPLVTLFKSAAAAAESYTNCSSLSSLHTISKQAEAADLLYKANINSGSLLEYTLAFTSATLDKYCSKWSAVPKTGFIDITTSKDFYRVYSGLQFGYMEDSVQTSANNHEVLGDSVAWGGCTIIYLLGQQMHFELFDFSYQLLNVAEVETATITQTLRSANYVQMWENLLEAMKKERRLNNHVFSMLRARCPLEDKTACAVKQSGAPLHRIKFENTVSAFETLPQKGA; encoded by the exons ATGCAACGGTTTTCAAGGCCTGAGCGGCGCATAAATGGCCCTACGATAACGCATCTATG GTCCATGTTGAAGTTATTGGATGTTCTGGTTCAACTCGATCATCTGAAAAATGCGAAAGCAAGCATACCTAATGACTTTTCTTGGTATAAGAG AACATTTACTCAAGTCAGCATTCAGTGGCAAGACACTGATATGATGAGGGAAGAGTTAGACGACTTACAG ATTTTCTTAAGCACGAGATGGGCTATTTTACTGAATTTGCAGGTTGAAATGTTCCGCGTGAACAA TGTTGAAGACATTCTTCAGGTTCTCATAATATTCTGCGTTGAGTCTGTGGAGTTGGACTTTGCGCTTCTTTTTCCAGATCGTCACATTCTTCTTCGAGTTTTGCCTGTTCTCTTAGTATTAGCAACGTCTTCTGAGAAAGACGGCGAGTCGCTTTACAAGAGAGTGAAAATCAACCGGCTCATTAGTATATTTAAG AATGATCCTGTTATCCCAGCATTCCCAGATCTTCACCTCTCTCCTGCTGCGATCATGAAAGAGCTGTCAATGTACTTTCAGAAATTCTCAACTCAAGCTCGTCTTCTTGCGCTGCCAGCACCGCATGAGCTTCCACCCCGCGAGACACAAGA TTATCAGAGACGTTATTtgatcatcaatcacattggagCAGTTCGCTCTGAGCATGATGATTTTGTCATTCGCTTCGGCTCATCCATGAATCAG ATTGTGTTATTGAAATCAAATGATGGTGCAGATGTTGAGTTGTGCAAGGAAGTTAAGGGAAACATGTATGATATGGTTGTTGAAGGTATTCAACTTCTAAGTAGATGGACTGGACGCATTTGGGAGCAATGTGCATGGAAGTTTTCCCGTCCCTGCAAAGATGTGCCTGCAGAATCTCATGAGATTTCTGCATCAGTTTCTGACTATGAAAAG GTGGTTCGTTGGAATTATACAACAGAGGAAAGGAGGGCATTAGTAGAACTTCTTAGCTATATAAAGAGTATTGGATCAATGATGCAGCGGTGTGATACATTGTTGGCCGATGCCTTACTGGAAACGGTCCATGCTGAAGTGCAAGATTTTGTGCAGAATAAATTAGCAGCGATGCTAAAAACTACATTTCGGAAAAAGAAGGACCTTTCTAG GATACTTTCTGACATGCGGACCCTTTCAGCTGACTGGATGGCGAATACAAACAAGCCTGAAGCAGAGACACAACCTCTACAGCATGGTGACGAAAGCAAGGGAAACTTTTTTTATCCCAGATCTGTTGCTCCAACAACAGCTCAG GTTCACTGCCTACAGTTCCTTATTTATGAGCTTGTATCTGGTGGTAGTTTAAGGAAGCCTGGAGGACTCTTCGGGAATAGTGGGGCAGAGAATTCCATTAACGATCTGAAGCAGTTGGAGACCTTCTTTTACAAATTGAGCTTTTTCCTGCATATTTTGGACTATACAG TGACGATTGGAACGTTAACAGATGTTGGTTTTTTGTGGTTTAGAGAATTTTATTTGGAGTCTTCCCGTGTTATCCAG TTTCCTATTCAATGCTCTCTTCCTTGGATGCTGGTAGATCATGTAATTGAGTCCCAAAATGCAGGTCTTCTTGAGAGCATTCTGATGCCACTCGACATCTATAATGATTCTGCGCAACATGCACTGGTTGTGCTCAAGCAACGGTTTTTGTACGATGAAATTGAAGCTGAG GCAGATGTTTGTTTTGATCAGCTTGTTTTGAAGTTAAGCGAGTTAATTTTCACTTACTATAAAAGTTGGGCAGCAAG CGAACTTCTTGATCCATCGTTCCTCTTTGCTTTGGACAATGGTGAAATATATGCTGTCCAACCTATGAGATTCAATGCGTTATTAATGATGACAAGAGTGAAG GTACTGGGTAGGACCATTGATTTAAGGAGCCTAATTGCTGAACGGATGAACAAAATGTTCAGAGATAATCTGGAGTTCTTATTTGATCGTTTTGAGTCTCAGGATCTGTGTGCCATTGTG GAACTAGGGAAGCTCTTGGATATTTTAAAGCACTCGCATGAATTGCTTTTAAAAGATCTTTCTATAGACTCGTTCAATCTCATGATGAATGAGATGCAAGAAAACATatctcttgtttctttttctAGTCGACTTGCTTCTCAG ATATGGTCAGAGATGCAAAATGACTTCCTGCCGAACTTCATCTTTTGCAATACTACTCAGCGGTTCATGAGATCGTCAAAAGTGTCGCTTGTTCCCATTCAAAAGCCTTCAGTTCCCTCTGCAAAGCCAAACTTTTATTGTGGGACTCAG GACTTGAATATGGCTCATCAGAGTTTTGCACGACTACATAGTGGATTCCTTGGAATGCCTCACATATTTGCCATTGCAAGACTTTTAGGGTCTAGGTCATTGCCTTGGCTAATTCGAGCTTTACTGGATTATATATCAAATAAG ATAGCAGCAGTCGAGCCTATGATTACAGGACTACAGGAAGTATTGCCAAAATCTATAGGATTGCTTCCTTTCGATGGAGGTGTTGCAG GTTGTCAGAGAATTGTTAAAGAAAATTTAAATTGGGGATCAAATTCAGAACTTAAAGCAGAGGTTCTTCGTGGCATAAAGGAAATTGGAAGTGTATTATGTTGGATGGCGCTACTTGATATTGTGTTG AGAGAAATTGACACCACGAATTTCATGCAAACTTCACCATGGTTGGGTTTGATTCCTGGAGCTGACGGTCAAATTTTATACTCTCTAAATGTTGGAGATAGCCCACTTGTCACCCTCTTCAAATCTGCAGCAGCTGCTGCTGAGTCATACACTAACTGTTCAAGTTTGTCATCGCTCCACACAATATCTAAACAAGCAGAAGCTGCAG ATCTGTTATACAAAGCCAATATCAATTCAGGAAGCTTATTGGAATATACCCTTGCATTTACAAGTGCGACATTAGATAAATATTGTAGTAAATGGAGTGCAGTTCCCAAGACCGGGTTCATTGACATTACTACTTCGAAAGATTTTTATCGTGTATATAGCGGTCTTCAATTT GGATACATGGAAGATTCTGTTCAGACATCGGCAAACAATCATGAAGTCTTGGGTGATTCAGTTGCTTGGGGAGGTTGTACAATAATTTACTTGCTTGGTCAACAAATGCACTTTGAGCTCTTTGATTTCTCCTACCAACTCCTTAACGTTGCTGAAGTAGAAACTGCGACAATCACGCAAACCCTTAGAAGTGCTAATTATGTGCAG ATGTGGGAAAATCTATTAGAAGCTATGAAAAAAGAACGTAGGTTGAACAACCATGTGTTTTCAATGTTGCGGGCACGTTGCCCACTTGAGGATAAAACAGCATGTGCAGTCAAGCAAAGCGGAGCTCCTCTTCATCGGATCAAATTCGAGAACACTGTTTCTGCATTTGAAACACTTCCGCAGAAAGGTGCTTAA
- the LOC113358529 gene encoding protein PIR-like isoform X2 has translation MSSVLYTYRSCVKALPQLPDSMKQSQAELYLETYQVLDLEMSRLREIQRWQSSAAAKLAADMQRFSRPERRINGPTITHLWSMLKLLDVLVQLDHLKNAKASIPNDFSWYKRTFTQVSIQWQDTDMMREELDDLQIFLSTRWAILLNLQVEMFRVNNVEDILQVLIIFCVESVELDFALLFPDRHILLRVLPVLLVLATSSEKDGESLYKRVKINRLISIFKNDPVIPAFPDLHLSPAAIMKELSMYFQKFSTQARLLALPAPHELPPRETQDYQRRYLIINHIGAVRSEHDDFVIRFGSSMNQIVLLKSNDGADVELCKEVKGNMYDMVVEGIQLLSRWTGRIWEQCAWKFSRPCKDVPAESHEISASVSDYEKVVRWNYTTEERRALVELLSYIKSIGSMMQRCDTLLADALLETVHAEVQDFVQNKLAAMLKTTFRKKKDLSRILSDMRTLSADWMANTNKPEAETQPLQHGDESKGNFFYPRSVAPTTAQVHCLQFLIYELVSGGSLRKPGGLFGNSGAENSINDLKQLETFFYKLSFFLHILDYTVTIGTLTDVGFLWFREFYLESSRVIQFPIQCSLPWMLVDHVIESQNAGLLESILMPLDIYNDSAQHALVVLKQRFLYDEIEAEADVCFDQLVLKLSELIFTYYKSWAASELLDPSFLFALDNGEIYAVQPMRFNALLMMTRVKVLGRTIDLRSLIAERMNKMFRDNLEFLFDRFESQDLCAIVELGKLLDILKHSHELLLKDLSIDSFNLMMNEMQENISLVSFSSRLASQIWSEMQNDFLPNFIFCNTTQRFMRSSKVSLVPIQKPSVPSAKPNFYCGTQDLNMAHQSFARLHSGFLGMPHIFAIARLLGSRSLPWLIRALLDYISNKIAAVEPMITGLQEVLPKSIGLLPFDGGVAGCQRIVKENLNWGSNSELKAEVLRGIKEIGSVLCWMALLDIVLREIDTTNFMQTSPWLGLIPGADGQILYSLNVGDSPLVTLFKSAAAAAESYTNCSSLSSLHTISKQAEAADLLYKANINSGSLLEYTLAFTSATLDKYCSKWSAVPKTGFIDITTSKDFYRVYSGLQFGYMEDSVQTSANNHEVLGDSVAWGGCTIIYLLGQQMHFELFDFSYQLLNVAEVETATITQTLRSANYVQMWENLLEAMKKERRLNNHVFSMLRARCPLEDKTACAVKQSGAPLHRIKFENTVSAFETLPQKGA, from the exons ATGTCATCTGTTCTCTACACTTATCGCAGTTGTGTCAAAGCACTTCCTCAG CTTCCTGATTCTATGAAGCAGAGTCAGGCAGAATTATATTTGGAAACTTATCAAGTTCTGGACTTGGAGATGAGTCGTCTTCGTGAAATTCAACGGTGGCAGTCATCAGCTGCTGCCAAA CTAGCAGCTGACATGCAACGGTTTTCAAGGCCTGAGCGGCGCATAAATGGCCCTACGATAACGCATCTATG GTCCATGTTGAAGTTATTGGATGTTCTGGTTCAACTCGATCATCTGAAAAATGCGAAAGCAAGCATACCTAATGACTTTTCTTGGTATAAGAG AACATTTACTCAAGTCAGCATTCAGTGGCAAGACACTGATATGATGAGGGAAGAGTTAGACGACTTACAG ATTTTCTTAAGCACGAGATGGGCTATTTTACTGAATTTGCAGGTTGAAATGTTCCGCGTGAACAA TGTTGAAGACATTCTTCAGGTTCTCATAATATTCTGCGTTGAGTCTGTGGAGTTGGACTTTGCGCTTCTTTTTCCAGATCGTCACATTCTTCTTCGAGTTTTGCCTGTTCTCTTAGTATTAGCAACGTCTTCTGAGAAAGACGGCGAGTCGCTTTACAAGAGAGTGAAAATCAACCGGCTCATTAGTATATTTAAG AATGATCCTGTTATCCCAGCATTCCCAGATCTTCACCTCTCTCCTGCTGCGATCATGAAAGAGCTGTCAATGTACTTTCAGAAATTCTCAACTCAAGCTCGTCTTCTTGCGCTGCCAGCACCGCATGAGCTTCCACCCCGCGAGACACAAGA TTATCAGAGACGTTATTtgatcatcaatcacattggagCAGTTCGCTCTGAGCATGATGATTTTGTCATTCGCTTCGGCTCATCCATGAATCAG ATTGTGTTATTGAAATCAAATGATGGTGCAGATGTTGAGTTGTGCAAGGAAGTTAAGGGAAACATGTATGATATGGTTGTTGAAGGTATTCAACTTCTAAGTAGATGGACTGGACGCATTTGGGAGCAATGTGCATGGAAGTTTTCCCGTCCCTGCAAAGATGTGCCTGCAGAATCTCATGAGATTTCTGCATCAGTTTCTGACTATGAAAAG GTGGTTCGTTGGAATTATACAACAGAGGAAAGGAGGGCATTAGTAGAACTTCTTAGCTATATAAAGAGTATTGGATCAATGATGCAGCGGTGTGATACATTGTTGGCCGATGCCTTACTGGAAACGGTCCATGCTGAAGTGCAAGATTTTGTGCAGAATAAATTAGCAGCGATGCTAAAAACTACATTTCGGAAAAAGAAGGACCTTTCTAG GATACTTTCTGACATGCGGACCCTTTCAGCTGACTGGATGGCGAATACAAACAAGCCTGAAGCAGAGACACAACCTCTACAGCATGGTGACGAAAGCAAGGGAAACTTTTTTTATCCCAGATCTGTTGCTCCAACAACAGCTCAG GTTCACTGCCTACAGTTCCTTATTTATGAGCTTGTATCTGGTGGTAGTTTAAGGAAGCCTGGAGGACTCTTCGGGAATAGTGGGGCAGAGAATTCCATTAACGATCTGAAGCAGTTGGAGACCTTCTTTTACAAATTGAGCTTTTTCCTGCATATTTTGGACTATACAG TGACGATTGGAACGTTAACAGATGTTGGTTTTTTGTGGTTTAGAGAATTTTATTTGGAGTCTTCCCGTGTTATCCAG TTTCCTATTCAATGCTCTCTTCCTTGGATGCTGGTAGATCATGTAATTGAGTCCCAAAATGCAGGTCTTCTTGAGAGCATTCTGATGCCACTCGACATCTATAATGATTCTGCGCAACATGCACTGGTTGTGCTCAAGCAACGGTTTTTGTACGATGAAATTGAAGCTGAG GCAGATGTTTGTTTTGATCAGCTTGTTTTGAAGTTAAGCGAGTTAATTTTCACTTACTATAAAAGTTGGGCAGCAAG CGAACTTCTTGATCCATCGTTCCTCTTTGCTTTGGACAATGGTGAAATATATGCTGTCCAACCTATGAGATTCAATGCGTTATTAATGATGACAAGAGTGAAG GTACTGGGTAGGACCATTGATTTAAGGAGCCTAATTGCTGAACGGATGAACAAAATGTTCAGAGATAATCTGGAGTTCTTATTTGATCGTTTTGAGTCTCAGGATCTGTGTGCCATTGTG GAACTAGGGAAGCTCTTGGATATTTTAAAGCACTCGCATGAATTGCTTTTAAAAGATCTTTCTATAGACTCGTTCAATCTCATGATGAATGAGATGCAAGAAAACATatctcttgtttctttttctAGTCGACTTGCTTCTCAG ATATGGTCAGAGATGCAAAATGACTTCCTGCCGAACTTCATCTTTTGCAATACTACTCAGCGGTTCATGAGATCGTCAAAAGTGTCGCTTGTTCCCATTCAAAAGCCTTCAGTTCCCTCTGCAAAGCCAAACTTTTATTGTGGGACTCAG GACTTGAATATGGCTCATCAGAGTTTTGCACGACTACATAGTGGATTCCTTGGAATGCCTCACATATTTGCCATTGCAAGACTTTTAGGGTCTAGGTCATTGCCTTGGCTAATTCGAGCTTTACTGGATTATATATCAAATAAG ATAGCAGCAGTCGAGCCTATGATTACAGGACTACAGGAAGTATTGCCAAAATCTATAGGATTGCTTCCTTTCGATGGAGGTGTTGCAG GTTGTCAGAGAATTGTTAAAGAAAATTTAAATTGGGGATCAAATTCAGAACTTAAAGCAGAGGTTCTTCGTGGCATAAAGGAAATTGGAAGTGTATTATGTTGGATGGCGCTACTTGATATTGTGTTG AGAGAAATTGACACCACGAATTTCATGCAAACTTCACCATGGTTGGGTTTGATTCCTGGAGCTGACGGTCAAATTTTATACTCTCTAAATGTTGGAGATAGCCCACTTGTCACCCTCTTCAAATCTGCAGCAGCTGCTGCTGAGTCATACACTAACTGTTCAAGTTTGTCATCGCTCCACACAATATCTAAACAAGCAGAAGCTGCAG ATCTGTTATACAAAGCCAATATCAATTCAGGAAGCTTATTGGAATATACCCTTGCATTTACAAGTGCGACATTAGATAAATATTGTAGTAAATGGAGTGCAGTTCCCAAGACCGGGTTCATTGACATTACTACTTCGAAAGATTTTTATCGTGTATATAGCGGTCTTCAATTT GGATACATGGAAGATTCTGTTCAGACATCGGCAAACAATCATGAAGTCTTGGGTGATTCAGTTGCTTGGGGAGGTTGTACAATAATTTACTTGCTTGGTCAACAAATGCACTTTGAGCTCTTTGATTTCTCCTACCAACTCCTTAACGTTGCTGAAGTAGAAACTGCGACAATCACGCAAACCCTTAGAAGTGCTAATTATGTGCAG ATGTGGGAAAATCTATTAGAAGCTATGAAAAAAGAACGTAGGTTGAACAACCATGTGTTTTCAATGTTGCGGGCACGTTGCCCACTTGAGGATAAAACAGCATGTGCAGTCAAGCAAAGCGGAGCTCCTCTTCATCGGATCAAATTCGAGAACACTGTTTCTGCATTTGAAACACTTCCGCAGAAAGGTGCTTAA
- the LOC113358529 gene encoding protein PIR-like isoform X1 produces MAVPVEEAIAALSTFSLEHDQPEVQGLAASLSTERCATNSPIEYSDVSAYRLSLSEDTKAINQLNNLIQEGREMSSVLYTYRSCVKALPQLPDSMKQSQAELYLETYQVLDLEMSRLREIQRWQSSAAAKLAADMQRFSRPERRINGPTITHLWSMLKLLDVLVQLDHLKNAKASIPNDFSWYKRTFTQVSIQWQDTDMMREELDDLQIFLSTRWAILLNLQVEMFRVNNVEDILQVLIIFCVESVELDFALLFPDRHILLRVLPVLLVLATSSEKDGESLYKRVKINRLISIFKNDPVIPAFPDLHLSPAAIMKELSMYFQKFSTQARLLALPAPHELPPRETQDYQRRYLIINHIGAVRSEHDDFVIRFGSSMNQIVLLKSNDGADVELCKEVKGNMYDMVVEGIQLLSRWTGRIWEQCAWKFSRPCKDVPAESHEISASVSDYEKVVRWNYTTEERRALVELLSYIKSIGSMMQRCDTLLADALLETVHAEVQDFVQNKLAAMLKTTFRKKKDLSRILSDMRTLSADWMANTNKPEAETQPLQHGDESKGNFFYPRSVAPTTAQVHCLQFLIYELVSGGSLRKPGGLFGNSGAENSINDLKQLETFFYKLSFFLHILDYTVTIGTLTDVGFLWFREFYLESSRVIQFPIQCSLPWMLVDHVIESQNAGLLESILMPLDIYNDSAQHALVVLKQRFLYDEIEAEADVCFDQLVLKLSELIFTYYKSWAASELLDPSFLFALDNGEIYAVQPMRFNALLMMTRVKVLGRTIDLRSLIAERMNKMFRDNLEFLFDRFESQDLCAIVELGKLLDILKHSHELLLKDLSIDSFNLMMNEMQENISLVSFSSRLASQIWSEMQNDFLPNFIFCNTTQRFMRSSKVSLVPIQKPSVPSAKPNFYCGTQDLNMAHQSFARLHSGFLGMPHIFAIARLLGSRSLPWLIRALLDYISNKIAAVEPMITGLQEVLPKSIGLLPFDGGVAGCQRIVKENLNWGSNSELKAEVLRGIKEIGSVLCWMALLDIVLREIDTTNFMQTSPWLGLIPGADGQILYSLNVGDSPLVTLFKSAAAAAESYTNCSSLSSLHTISKQAEAADLLYKANINSGSLLEYTLAFTSATLDKYCSKWSAVPKTGFIDITTSKDFYRVYSGLQFGYMEDSVQTSANNHEVLGDSVAWGGCTIIYLLGQQMHFELFDFSYQLLNVAEVETATITQTLRSANYVQMWENLLEAMKKERRLNNHVFSMLRARCPLEDKTACAVKQSGAPLHRIKFENTVSAFETLPQKGA; encoded by the exons ATGGCTGTTCCAGTTGAAGAAGCCATTGCTGCTCTTTCAACATTCTCACTAGAG CATGATCAACCAGAGGTGCAGGGTTTAGCAGCTAGTCTATCAACTGAAAGATGTGCAACTAATAGTCCTATTG AGTATAGTGATGTTTCTGCATACCGCCTATCGTTGTCAGAGGACACGAAAGCCATAAATCAATTG AACAATCTTATCCAAGAGGGAAGGGAAATGTCATCTGTTCTCTACACTTATCGCAGTTGTGTCAAAGCACTTCCTCAG CTTCCTGATTCTATGAAGCAGAGTCAGGCAGAATTATATTTGGAAACTTATCAAGTTCTGGACTTGGAGATGAGTCGTCTTCGTGAAATTCAACGGTGGCAGTCATCAGCTGCTGCCAAA CTAGCAGCTGACATGCAACGGTTTTCAAGGCCTGAGCGGCGCATAAATGGCCCTACGATAACGCATCTATG GTCCATGTTGAAGTTATTGGATGTTCTGGTTCAACTCGATCATCTGAAAAATGCGAAAGCAAGCATACCTAATGACTTTTCTTGGTATAAGAG AACATTTACTCAAGTCAGCATTCAGTGGCAAGACACTGATATGATGAGGGAAGAGTTAGACGACTTACAG ATTTTCTTAAGCACGAGATGGGCTATTTTACTGAATTTGCAGGTTGAAATGTTCCGCGTGAACAA TGTTGAAGACATTCTTCAGGTTCTCATAATATTCTGCGTTGAGTCTGTGGAGTTGGACTTTGCGCTTCTTTTTCCAGATCGTCACATTCTTCTTCGAGTTTTGCCTGTTCTCTTAGTATTAGCAACGTCTTCTGAGAAAGACGGCGAGTCGCTTTACAAGAGAGTGAAAATCAACCGGCTCATTAGTATATTTAAG AATGATCCTGTTATCCCAGCATTCCCAGATCTTCACCTCTCTCCTGCTGCGATCATGAAAGAGCTGTCAATGTACTTTCAGAAATTCTCAACTCAAGCTCGTCTTCTTGCGCTGCCAGCACCGCATGAGCTTCCACCCCGCGAGACACAAGA TTATCAGAGACGTTATTtgatcatcaatcacattggagCAGTTCGCTCTGAGCATGATGATTTTGTCATTCGCTTCGGCTCATCCATGAATCAG ATTGTGTTATTGAAATCAAATGATGGTGCAGATGTTGAGTTGTGCAAGGAAGTTAAGGGAAACATGTATGATATGGTTGTTGAAGGTATTCAACTTCTAAGTAGATGGACTGGACGCATTTGGGAGCAATGTGCATGGAAGTTTTCCCGTCCCTGCAAAGATGTGCCTGCAGAATCTCATGAGATTTCTGCATCAGTTTCTGACTATGAAAAG GTGGTTCGTTGGAATTATACAACAGAGGAAAGGAGGGCATTAGTAGAACTTCTTAGCTATATAAAGAGTATTGGATCAATGATGCAGCGGTGTGATACATTGTTGGCCGATGCCTTACTGGAAACGGTCCATGCTGAAGTGCAAGATTTTGTGCAGAATAAATTAGCAGCGATGCTAAAAACTACATTTCGGAAAAAGAAGGACCTTTCTAG GATACTTTCTGACATGCGGACCCTTTCAGCTGACTGGATGGCGAATACAAACAAGCCTGAAGCAGAGACACAACCTCTACAGCATGGTGACGAAAGCAAGGGAAACTTTTTTTATCCCAGATCTGTTGCTCCAACAACAGCTCAG GTTCACTGCCTACAGTTCCTTATTTATGAGCTTGTATCTGGTGGTAGTTTAAGGAAGCCTGGAGGACTCTTCGGGAATAGTGGGGCAGAGAATTCCATTAACGATCTGAAGCAGTTGGAGACCTTCTTTTACAAATTGAGCTTTTTCCTGCATATTTTGGACTATACAG TGACGATTGGAACGTTAACAGATGTTGGTTTTTTGTGGTTTAGAGAATTTTATTTGGAGTCTTCCCGTGTTATCCAG TTTCCTATTCAATGCTCTCTTCCTTGGATGCTGGTAGATCATGTAATTGAGTCCCAAAATGCAGGTCTTCTTGAGAGCATTCTGATGCCACTCGACATCTATAATGATTCTGCGCAACATGCACTGGTTGTGCTCAAGCAACGGTTTTTGTACGATGAAATTGAAGCTGAG GCAGATGTTTGTTTTGATCAGCTTGTTTTGAAGTTAAGCGAGTTAATTTTCACTTACTATAAAAGTTGGGCAGCAAG CGAACTTCTTGATCCATCGTTCCTCTTTGCTTTGGACAATGGTGAAATATATGCTGTCCAACCTATGAGATTCAATGCGTTATTAATGATGACAAGAGTGAAG GTACTGGGTAGGACCATTGATTTAAGGAGCCTAATTGCTGAACGGATGAACAAAATGTTCAGAGATAATCTGGAGTTCTTATTTGATCGTTTTGAGTCTCAGGATCTGTGTGCCATTGTG GAACTAGGGAAGCTCTTGGATATTTTAAAGCACTCGCATGAATTGCTTTTAAAAGATCTTTCTATAGACTCGTTCAATCTCATGATGAATGAGATGCAAGAAAACATatctcttgtttctttttctAGTCGACTTGCTTCTCAG ATATGGTCAGAGATGCAAAATGACTTCCTGCCGAACTTCATCTTTTGCAATACTACTCAGCGGTTCATGAGATCGTCAAAAGTGTCGCTTGTTCCCATTCAAAAGCCTTCAGTTCCCTCTGCAAAGCCAAACTTTTATTGTGGGACTCAG GACTTGAATATGGCTCATCAGAGTTTTGCACGACTACATAGTGGATTCCTTGGAATGCCTCACATATTTGCCATTGCAAGACTTTTAGGGTCTAGGTCATTGCCTTGGCTAATTCGAGCTTTACTGGATTATATATCAAATAAG ATAGCAGCAGTCGAGCCTATGATTACAGGACTACAGGAAGTATTGCCAAAATCTATAGGATTGCTTCCTTTCGATGGAGGTGTTGCAG GTTGTCAGAGAATTGTTAAAGAAAATTTAAATTGGGGATCAAATTCAGAACTTAAAGCAGAGGTTCTTCGTGGCATAAAGGAAATTGGAAGTGTATTATGTTGGATGGCGCTACTTGATATTGTGTTG AGAGAAATTGACACCACGAATTTCATGCAAACTTCACCATGGTTGGGTTTGATTCCTGGAGCTGACGGTCAAATTTTATACTCTCTAAATGTTGGAGATAGCCCACTTGTCACCCTCTTCAAATCTGCAGCAGCTGCTGCTGAGTCATACACTAACTGTTCAAGTTTGTCATCGCTCCACACAATATCTAAACAAGCAGAAGCTGCAG ATCTGTTATACAAAGCCAATATCAATTCAGGAAGCTTATTGGAATATACCCTTGCATTTACAAGTGCGACATTAGATAAATATTGTAGTAAATGGAGTGCAGTTCCCAAGACCGGGTTCATTGACATTACTACTTCGAAAGATTTTTATCGTGTATATAGCGGTCTTCAATTT GGATACATGGAAGATTCTGTTCAGACATCGGCAAACAATCATGAAGTCTTGGGTGATTCAGTTGCTTGGGGAGGTTGTACAATAATTTACTTGCTTGGTCAACAAATGCACTTTGAGCTCTTTGATTTCTCCTACCAACTCCTTAACGTTGCTGAAGTAGAAACTGCGACAATCACGCAAACCCTTAGAAGTGCTAATTATGTGCAG ATGTGGGAAAATCTATTAGAAGCTATGAAAAAAGAACGTAGGTTGAACAACCATGTGTTTTCAATGTTGCGGGCACGTTGCCCACTTGAGGATAAAACAGCATGTGCAGTCAAGCAAAGCGGAGCTCCTCTTCATCGGATCAAATTCGAGAACACTGTTTCTGCATTTGAAACACTTCCGCAGAAAGGTGCTTAA